One window of the Sparus aurata chromosome 7, fSpaAur1.1, whole genome shotgun sequence genome contains the following:
- the ube4b gene encoding ubiquitin conjugation factor E4 B isoform X1 translates to MEELSADEIRRRRLARLAGGQTSQPSTPLSTPLTSPQRETPPGPLPGPSGAGPQPLPPAASQSLGLNVHSGTPATSPMGTSGVAYGSQSSEGVSSLSSSPSNSLETQSQSLSRSQSMDIDTASCEKSMSQVDVDSGIENMEVEDSDRREKRNLTEKETSANSDVSEEQALQLICKILRVSWKEQDRDVIFLPSLAAEFHQNPKDVYSDFKDLIGQILMEVLMMSTQSRVHNPFASLTATSQPIAAAKSPDHRLTLVQPSSQGGSPMGPSAGSFGASSLSSLYGCSIPHSVALDAAKRTSPSLLSPTTPSVPSTPSTPQFVVPPSPPANTTTPRHILNPPSAPMPISQRYRPYSVTSPWGAPSPVSPGPRGFSFFGPSPSPAGPSVPPNTPVPVPPPSPVSRSLSSPRARNQPSSTPAVVVPHSPRTNARQAAFASRIPHSSPLSFLFYALSDMSQDSSDEDSEEEEDFSRVQFGSSLGACGGGLSCDSASDRFTIETCKETEMLNYLIERFDSVGMEERKAPKMCSQPNVSQLLSNIRSQCISNVALVLQGTLTQPRSPLQPSLLVPYMLCRNLPYGFIQELVRITHQEDEVFKQIFIPILHGLALAVKECSFDSDNFKFPLMALAELCEIKFGKSHPVCSLATSLPLWCPKPLSPGCGREIQRLSYLGAFFSLSVFAEDDTKVGDKYFSGPAITMENTRVVSQSLQHYLESARGDLFKVLHNILLNGETRESALNYMAALVNYNVKKAQMQTDDKLVSADGFMLNFLWVLQQLSMKIKLETVDPYYIFHPRCRLAVSLEETRLKATMEELKSWLTELHEDPTKFSEPKFPTECFFLTLHTHHLSILPSCRRYIRRLRAIRELNRTVEELKNSESQWKDSPLASRHREMLKRCKTQLKKLVRAKACADVGLLDENLLRRCLQFYSTVIQLILRMVDPAYPNITLPLNPEIPKSFAALPEFYIEDVAEFLLFVVQYSPQVLYEPCVQDIVTFLVVFICSQNYIRNPYLIAKLVEVLFVTNPAVQPRTQRFSEMMENHPLSVKQLVPALMKFYTDVEHTGATSEFYDKFTIRYHISTIFKSLWQNLAHHGTFMEEFNSGKQFVRYINMLINDTTFLLDESLESLKRIHEVQEEMKNKEQWEQLPREQQQSRQSQLTQDERVSRSYLALATETVEMFHILTKQVQKPFLRPELGPRLAAMLNFNLQQLCGPKCRDLKVENPEKYGFEPKKLLDQLTDIYLQLDCARFAKAIADDQRSYSRELFEEVISKMRKAGIKSSIAIEKFKLLLEKVEEIVAKNSQSEMDYSDAPDEFKDPLMDTLMTDPVILPSGNIMDRSIILRHLLNSPTDPFNRQPLTESMLESVPELKERIHTWMREKQGGRPV, encoded by the exons ATGGAGGAGTTGAGCGCAGATGAG ATTCGCAGAAGGCGACTGGCACGACTTGCAGGTGGACAGACGTCACAGCCCAGCACCCCCCTCAGCACACCCCTGACATCCCCACAGAGAGAGACTCCCCCTGGGCCGCTCCCAGGACCCTCAGGTGCCGGACCCCAGCCCCTGCCACCAGCTGCCTCTCAATCATTGGGGCTCAATGTCCACAGTGGTACCCCTGCCACATCCCCTATGGGAACCTCTG GGGTGGCGTACGGAAGTCAGAGCAGTGAGGGTGTGAGCTCCCTGTCCAGCTCTCCCTCCAACAGCCTTGAGACTCAGTCCCAGAGTTTGTCCCGATCGCAGAGCATGGACATTGACACTGCCTCCTGTGAAAAGAG CATGTCCCAGGTGGATGTGGACTCAGGGATAGAGAACATGGAGGTGGAGGACAGCGATCGCAGGGAGAAGAGGAACTTGACCGAAAAG GAAACCTCTGCAAACTCAGATGTCTCAGAAGAACAGGCTCTGCAGCTCATTTGTAAGATCCTCCGCGTATCGTGGAAGGAGCAGGATAGAGATGTCATCTTTCTCCCTTCACTGGCTGCAGAGTTCCACCAGAACCCTAAAGATG TGTACTCTGACTTCAAAGACCTGATTGGTCAGATCCTGATGGAAGTCTTAATGATGTCCACCCAGTCACGTGTCCACAACCCCTTCGCCAGCTTAACCGCCACCTCTCAGCCAATTGCAGCAGCCAAATCACCTGACCACCGTCTGACATTGGTGCAGCCCTCCAGTCAAGGTGGCAGCCCCATGGGCCCCAGTGCAGGGTCCTTTGGAGCCAGCTCTCTGTCCAG TCTGTATGGGTGTAGTATTCCTCACTCAGTGGCTTTGGATGCAGCCAAGAGGACCTccccatctctcctctctcctacCACACCCTCTGTACCTTCCACACCCTCTACCCCGCAGTTCGTTGTTCCCCCTAGCCCACCCGCTAATACTACCACCCCAAGACACATTCTCAACCCTCCCTCTGCCCCCATGCCCATCTCCCAGCGCTACCGGCCTTACTCCGTCACTTCTCCCTGGGGAGCTCCTTCCCCGGTTAGTCCGGGTCCCAGAGGATTCAGTTTCTTTGGACCCTCTCCTAGCCCTGCTGGGCCCTCTGTTCCTCCCAACACCCCAGTTCCTGTCCCACCACCTAGCCCTGTGTCCCGCTCTTTGAGCTCACCCAGGGCTCGCAACCAACCCTCGTCCACACCAGCTGTGGTGGTGCCCCATTCACCCAGAACGAATGCCCGACAGGCTGCCTTTGCTTCAAGGATCCCGCATTCTAG CCCCTTGTCGTTCCTGTTCTATGCCCTCTCTGACATGTCTCAGGACAGCAGTGATGAAGattctgaggaggaggaggatttttCAAGAGTTCAGTTTGGGTCCAG TCTTGGTGCATGTGGAGGGGGGTTGTCCTGTGATTCAGCCAGCGACCGCTTCACCATTGAAACATGCAAAGAGACAGAGATGCTGAACTACCTCATTGAGCGTTTCGACAGTGTTGgcatggaggagaggaaagctCCCAAG ATGTGTAGCCAACCAAATGTCAGCCAGCTTCTCAGCAACATTCGCTCTCAGTGTATTTCCAACGTTGCCCTGGTCCTGCAAGGCACCCTGACCCAGCCTCG GAGCCCTCTCCAGCCGTCTTTGCTGGTACCTTACATGCTGTGTCGGAACCTTCCGTATGGCTTTATTCAGGAGCTTGTGCGCATAACCCATCAGGAGGACGAGGTGTTCAAACAG ATCTTCATTCCTATCCTCCATGGGCTGGCTCTTGCAGTGAAAGAATGTTCCTTCGACAGCGACAACTTTAAATTCCCACTCATG gcATTAGCTGAGCTTTGTGAAATCAAGTTTGGAAAGAGTCACCCAGTGTGCAGTTTG GCAACATCACTGCCTCTATGGTGTCCCAAACCTCTGAGCCCTGGTTGTGGGAGAGAGATCCAGAGACTGTCCTACCTGGGAGCCTTCTTCAGCCTCTCTGTATTTGCTGAAGATGAT aCCAAAGTAGGAGACAAGTATTTCTCTGGCCCAGCCATCACCATGGAGAACACGCGGGTCGTCAGTCAATCATTGCAGCACTACCTGGAGTCAGCAAGG GGTGACCTTTTCAAAGTTCTCCATAACATCCTACTAAATGGAGAAACGCGCGAATCAGCTCTTAATTACATGGCAGCTCTAGTCAACTACAATGTGAAGAAAGCCCAGATGCAG ACTGATGACAAGCTAGTGTCTGCAGACGGCTTCATGCTGAACTTCTTATGGGTGCTGCAACAGCTGAGCATGAAGATCAAGCTGGAGACGGTGGACCCCTACTACATTTTCCATCCACGGTGTCGCCTTGCTGTCAGCCTGGAGGAGACGCGTCTGAAAGCCACCATGGAGGAGCTCAAGAGCTGGCTCACTGAACTGC ATGAAGATCCCACTAAGTTCTCAGAACCCAAGTTCCCCACCGAGTGTTTCTTCCTGACGCTGCACACCCACCATTTGTCCATCCTGCCTAGCTGCAGGCGCTACATCCGCAGGTTGCGAGCCATCCGCGAACTGAACAG GACTGTAGAGGAGCTGAAGAACAGTGAAAGCCAATGGAAAGATTCTCCCCTGGCAAGTCgacacagagagatgctcaaaCGATGCAAAACCCAGCTCAAG AAACTGGTGCGAGCCAAAGCTTGTGCTGACGTGGGCCTTCTGGACGAGAACCTGCTCCGCAGATGCCTGCAGTTCTACAGCACAGTAATTCAGCTCATTCTTCGCATGGTGGACCCTGCCTATCCCAA CATCACCCTGCCACTGAACCCTGAGATTCCCAAAAGCTTTGCTGCTCTGCCTGAGTTCTACATTGAGGATGTGGCAGAGTTTCTGCTTTTTGTCGTGCA GTATTCTCCCCAGGTTTTATACGAGCCGTGTGTCCAGGACATCGTTACCTTCTTGGTGGTGTTCATCTGCAGCCAGAACTATATCAGGAACCCATACCTTATCGCCAAGTTGGTGGAGGTGCTGTTTGTCACCAACCCTGCTGTGCAGCCTCGTACTCAGCGATTCTCTGAAATGATGGAGAACCACCCGCTGTCTGTCAAGCAGCTGGTCCCCGCCCTTATGAAGTTCTACACTG ATGTCGAGCATACAGGCGCCACCAGCGAGTTCTATGATAAGTTCACTATACGGTACCATATCAGCACTATCTTCAAGAGTCTCTGGCAGAACCTTGCCCATCATGGCACCTTCATGGAGGAGTTCAA CTCTGGCAAGCAGTTTGTACGCTACATCAACATGCTGATTAATGACACCACCTTCTTGTTAGACGAGAGCCTCGAGTCCCTGAAGCGTATCCACGAGGTTCAAGAAGAGATGAAGAATaaggagcagtgggagcagctGCCTAGG GAACAGCAGCAGAGCCGCCAGTCCCAGCTGACTCAGGATGAGCGGGTGTCTCGCTCTTATCTGGCCCTGGCCACAGAGACGGTTGAAATGTTCCACATACTCACCAAGCAGGTCCAGAAGCCTTTCCTCAGGCCT GAGCTGGGGCCTCGTTTAGCTGCCATGCTGAACTTTAacctccagcagctctgtgggcCCAAATGTCGGGACCTGAAGGTGGAGAACCCTGAGAAGTACGGTTTTGAGCCCAAGAAGCTCTTAGACCAGCTGACCGACATCTACCTGCAGCTAGACTGTGCCCGCTTTGCTAAAGCAATTGCAGATGACCAG CGGTCATACAGCCGCGAGCTCTTTGAGGAGGTGATCTCAAAGATGAGGAAAGCTGGTATCAAGTCCTCCATCGCCATTGAAAAATTTAAGCTGCTATTGGAAAAGGTGGAGGAAATAGTCGCCAAGAACTCCCAGTCTGAGATGGACTACAGCGACGCACCTGACGAGTTCAAag ACCCTCTGATGGACACACTCATGACCGACCCCGTGATTCTGCCCTCGGGGAACATCATGGACCGATCCATCATCCTGCGGCATCTGCTCAACTCCCCCACTGACCCCTTCAACAGGCAGCCGCTCACAGAGAGCATGCTGGAATCAG tCCCTGAACTGAAGGAGAGGATCCACACCTGGATGAGGGAAAAACAGGGCGGACGGCCTGTCTAA
- the rbp7a gene encoding retinoid-binding protein 7a, producing the protein MPASLCGTWEMISNVNFEGYMITLGVSPPLRKIALKLKLKKVIEQQGDQYIIKTLSTFRNYTISFRVGQDFKEFTQGLDNRHLRSLVTWKGNNLVCEQEGEKKNRGWVHWIEEDKLHLELHCEGEICKQVFKKKSNE; encoded by the exons ATGCCAGCCAGCCTTTGTGGTACATGGGAAATGATCAGCAATGTCAACTTTGAGGGCTACATGATCACGCTGG GTGTCAGCCCTCCTTTACGAAAGATCGccctgaagctgaagctgaagaaGGTGATCGAGCAGCAGGGGGACCAGTACATCATCAAAACTCTCAGCACCTTCCGAAACTACACCATCTCCTTCAGAGTCGGTCAGGACTTTAAGGAGTTTACCCAGGGACTGGACAACAGACATCTCAGG TCACTGGTGACATGGAAGGGGAATAACCTGGTGTGTGaacaggagggagagaagaagaaccGAGGCTGGGTTCACTGGATTGAAGAAGACAAGCTACACCTG GAGCTGCACTGCGAAGGAGAAATCTGCAAACAGGTTTTTAAGAAGAAATCGAACGAGTGA
- the ube4b gene encoding ubiquitin conjugation factor E4 B isoform X2: MEELSADEIRRRRLARLAGGQTSQPSTPLSTPLTSPQRETPPGPLPGPSGAGPQPLPPAASQSLGLNVHSGTPATSPMGTSGVAYGSQSSEGVSSLSSSPSNSLETQSQSLSRSQSMDIDTASCEKSMSQVDVDSGIENMEVEDSDRREKRNLTEKETSANSDVSEEQALQLICKILRVSWKEQDRDVIFLPSLAAEFHQNPKDVYSDFKDLIGQILMEVLMMSTQSRVHNPFASLTATSQPIAAAKSPDHRLTLVQPSSQGGSPMGPSAGSFGASSLSSLGACGGGLSCDSASDRFTIETCKETEMLNYLIERFDSVGMEERKAPKMCSQPNVSQLLSNIRSQCISNVALVLQGTLTQPRSPLQPSLLVPYMLCRNLPYGFIQELVRITHQEDEVFKQIFIPILHGLALAVKECSFDSDNFKFPLMALAELCEIKFGKSHPVCSLATSLPLWCPKPLSPGCGREIQRLSYLGAFFSLSVFAEDDTKVGDKYFSGPAITMENTRVVSQSLQHYLESARGDLFKVLHNILLNGETRESALNYMAALVNYNVKKAQMQTDDKLVSADGFMLNFLWVLQQLSMKIKLETVDPYYIFHPRCRLAVSLEETRLKATMEELKSWLTELHEDPTKFSEPKFPTECFFLTLHTHHLSILPSCRRYIRRLRAIRELNRTVEELKNSESQWKDSPLASRHREMLKRCKTQLKKLVRAKACADVGLLDENLLRRCLQFYSTVIQLILRMVDPAYPNITLPLNPEIPKSFAALPEFYIEDVAEFLLFVVQYSPQVLYEPCVQDIVTFLVVFICSQNYIRNPYLIAKLVEVLFVTNPAVQPRTQRFSEMMENHPLSVKQLVPALMKFYTDVEHTGATSEFYDKFTIRYHISTIFKSLWQNLAHHGTFMEEFNSGKQFVRYINMLINDTTFLLDESLESLKRIHEVQEEMKNKEQWEQLPREQQQSRQSQLTQDERVSRSYLALATETVEMFHILTKQVQKPFLRPELGPRLAAMLNFNLQQLCGPKCRDLKVENPEKYGFEPKKLLDQLTDIYLQLDCARFAKAIADDQRSYSRELFEEVISKMRKAGIKSSIAIEKFKLLLEKVEEIVAKNSQSEMDYSDAPDEFKDPLMDTLMTDPVILPSGNIMDRSIILRHLLNSPTDPFNRQPLTESMLESVPELKERIHTWMREKQGGRPV, translated from the exons ATGGAGGAGTTGAGCGCAGATGAG ATTCGCAGAAGGCGACTGGCACGACTTGCAGGTGGACAGACGTCACAGCCCAGCACCCCCCTCAGCACACCCCTGACATCCCCACAGAGAGAGACTCCCCCTGGGCCGCTCCCAGGACCCTCAGGTGCCGGACCCCAGCCCCTGCCACCAGCTGCCTCTCAATCATTGGGGCTCAATGTCCACAGTGGTACCCCTGCCACATCCCCTATGGGAACCTCTG GGGTGGCGTACGGAAGTCAGAGCAGTGAGGGTGTGAGCTCCCTGTCCAGCTCTCCCTCCAACAGCCTTGAGACTCAGTCCCAGAGTTTGTCCCGATCGCAGAGCATGGACATTGACACTGCCTCCTGTGAAAAGAG CATGTCCCAGGTGGATGTGGACTCAGGGATAGAGAACATGGAGGTGGAGGACAGCGATCGCAGGGAGAAGAGGAACTTGACCGAAAAG GAAACCTCTGCAAACTCAGATGTCTCAGAAGAACAGGCTCTGCAGCTCATTTGTAAGATCCTCCGCGTATCGTGGAAGGAGCAGGATAGAGATGTCATCTTTCTCCCTTCACTGGCTGCAGAGTTCCACCAGAACCCTAAAGATG TGTACTCTGACTTCAAAGACCTGATTGGTCAGATCCTGATGGAAGTCTTAATGATGTCCACCCAGTCACGTGTCCACAACCCCTTCGCCAGCTTAACCGCCACCTCTCAGCCAATTGCAGCAGCCAAATCACCTGACCACCGTCTGACATTGGTGCAGCCCTCCAGTCAAGGTGGCAGCCCCATGGGCCCCAGTGCAGGGTCCTTTGGAGCCAGCTCTCTGTCCAG TCTTGGTGCATGTGGAGGGGGGTTGTCCTGTGATTCAGCCAGCGACCGCTTCACCATTGAAACATGCAAAGAGACAGAGATGCTGAACTACCTCATTGAGCGTTTCGACAGTGTTGgcatggaggagaggaaagctCCCAAG ATGTGTAGCCAACCAAATGTCAGCCAGCTTCTCAGCAACATTCGCTCTCAGTGTATTTCCAACGTTGCCCTGGTCCTGCAAGGCACCCTGACCCAGCCTCG GAGCCCTCTCCAGCCGTCTTTGCTGGTACCTTACATGCTGTGTCGGAACCTTCCGTATGGCTTTATTCAGGAGCTTGTGCGCATAACCCATCAGGAGGACGAGGTGTTCAAACAG ATCTTCATTCCTATCCTCCATGGGCTGGCTCTTGCAGTGAAAGAATGTTCCTTCGACAGCGACAACTTTAAATTCCCACTCATG gcATTAGCTGAGCTTTGTGAAATCAAGTTTGGAAAGAGTCACCCAGTGTGCAGTTTG GCAACATCACTGCCTCTATGGTGTCCCAAACCTCTGAGCCCTGGTTGTGGGAGAGAGATCCAGAGACTGTCCTACCTGGGAGCCTTCTTCAGCCTCTCTGTATTTGCTGAAGATGAT aCCAAAGTAGGAGACAAGTATTTCTCTGGCCCAGCCATCACCATGGAGAACACGCGGGTCGTCAGTCAATCATTGCAGCACTACCTGGAGTCAGCAAGG GGTGACCTTTTCAAAGTTCTCCATAACATCCTACTAAATGGAGAAACGCGCGAATCAGCTCTTAATTACATGGCAGCTCTAGTCAACTACAATGTGAAGAAAGCCCAGATGCAG ACTGATGACAAGCTAGTGTCTGCAGACGGCTTCATGCTGAACTTCTTATGGGTGCTGCAACAGCTGAGCATGAAGATCAAGCTGGAGACGGTGGACCCCTACTACATTTTCCATCCACGGTGTCGCCTTGCTGTCAGCCTGGAGGAGACGCGTCTGAAAGCCACCATGGAGGAGCTCAAGAGCTGGCTCACTGAACTGC ATGAAGATCCCACTAAGTTCTCAGAACCCAAGTTCCCCACCGAGTGTTTCTTCCTGACGCTGCACACCCACCATTTGTCCATCCTGCCTAGCTGCAGGCGCTACATCCGCAGGTTGCGAGCCATCCGCGAACTGAACAG GACTGTAGAGGAGCTGAAGAACAGTGAAAGCCAATGGAAAGATTCTCCCCTGGCAAGTCgacacagagagatgctcaaaCGATGCAAAACCCAGCTCAAG AAACTGGTGCGAGCCAAAGCTTGTGCTGACGTGGGCCTTCTGGACGAGAACCTGCTCCGCAGATGCCTGCAGTTCTACAGCACAGTAATTCAGCTCATTCTTCGCATGGTGGACCCTGCCTATCCCAA CATCACCCTGCCACTGAACCCTGAGATTCCCAAAAGCTTTGCTGCTCTGCCTGAGTTCTACATTGAGGATGTGGCAGAGTTTCTGCTTTTTGTCGTGCA GTATTCTCCCCAGGTTTTATACGAGCCGTGTGTCCAGGACATCGTTACCTTCTTGGTGGTGTTCATCTGCAGCCAGAACTATATCAGGAACCCATACCTTATCGCCAAGTTGGTGGAGGTGCTGTTTGTCACCAACCCTGCTGTGCAGCCTCGTACTCAGCGATTCTCTGAAATGATGGAGAACCACCCGCTGTCTGTCAAGCAGCTGGTCCCCGCCCTTATGAAGTTCTACACTG ATGTCGAGCATACAGGCGCCACCAGCGAGTTCTATGATAAGTTCACTATACGGTACCATATCAGCACTATCTTCAAGAGTCTCTGGCAGAACCTTGCCCATCATGGCACCTTCATGGAGGAGTTCAA CTCTGGCAAGCAGTTTGTACGCTACATCAACATGCTGATTAATGACACCACCTTCTTGTTAGACGAGAGCCTCGAGTCCCTGAAGCGTATCCACGAGGTTCAAGAAGAGATGAAGAATaaggagcagtgggagcagctGCCTAGG GAACAGCAGCAGAGCCGCCAGTCCCAGCTGACTCAGGATGAGCGGGTGTCTCGCTCTTATCTGGCCCTGGCCACAGAGACGGTTGAAATGTTCCACATACTCACCAAGCAGGTCCAGAAGCCTTTCCTCAGGCCT GAGCTGGGGCCTCGTTTAGCTGCCATGCTGAACTTTAacctccagcagctctgtgggcCCAAATGTCGGGACCTGAAGGTGGAGAACCCTGAGAAGTACGGTTTTGAGCCCAAGAAGCTCTTAGACCAGCTGACCGACATCTACCTGCAGCTAGACTGTGCCCGCTTTGCTAAAGCAATTGCAGATGACCAG CGGTCATACAGCCGCGAGCTCTTTGAGGAGGTGATCTCAAAGATGAGGAAAGCTGGTATCAAGTCCTCCATCGCCATTGAAAAATTTAAGCTGCTATTGGAAAAGGTGGAGGAAATAGTCGCCAAGAACTCCCAGTCTGAGATGGACTACAGCGACGCACCTGACGAGTTCAAag ACCCTCTGATGGACACACTCATGACCGACCCCGTGATTCTGCCCTCGGGGAACATCATGGACCGATCCATCATCCTGCGGCATCTGCTCAACTCCCCCACTGACCCCTTCAACAGGCAGCCGCTCACAGAGAGCATGCTGGAATCAG tCCCTGAACTGAAGGAGAGGATCCACACCTGGATGAGGGAAAAACAGGGCGGACGGCCTGTCTAA